From a single Mycolicibacterium mengxianglii genomic region:
- a CDS encoding flavin-containing monooxygenase produces MAKPLSVGIIGAGPGGLALGIFLKKAGFDDFTIFDREDGVGGTWRINTYPGLACDVKSHLYSYSFALNGGWSRLWSGQQEILAYFEDCAQRFRLAPHLRLNTEITAAQWDSDGECWHLRTAGGEVHTFDVVVSAIGLFTQPVLPDLVEEQPFAGTVVHTARWDHSLDLSGRRVAVLGTGSTAAQILPEIARVAEKVYSVQRSPTWILPKPDRPYTEREKWLFSHVPLAKKIYRTRLWLRSESNISVIENGSDKTQEFRAIALKALAANVSDDELRTRLTPEHPFGCKRLVFATDYLQALTQPNVEVISSAARALRDRSLVTADGGEVDVDVVVCATGYAAADYLGQIEVTGEGGTSLRERWSDGAYAYLGMAVPGVPNFFMLYGPNTNVGSNSVIFMLEAQAHYIVRALRHMRRHRKSYVAVRPEAMADFLAKIDRWMEGTVWTTRCSNYFRTASGRVVTQWPRSARAFWGMTRRFKAADYTFDPPADVPRQPVRSHDLVSRR; encoded by the coding sequence ATGGCAAAACCGTTGTCGGTGGGCATCATCGGGGCCGGCCCTGGTGGTCTGGCGCTCGGGATCTTCCTGAAGAAGGCGGGCTTCGACGACTTCACCATCTTCGACCGGGAAGACGGCGTGGGCGGCACCTGGCGGATCAACACCTATCCGGGGTTGGCCTGCGACGTGAAGTCGCACCTGTATTCGTACTCGTTCGCGCTCAACGGCGGCTGGTCTCGGCTGTGGTCGGGACAGCAGGAGATTCTGGCCTATTTCGAGGACTGCGCACAGCGCTTCCGGCTGGCGCCGCACCTGCGGCTCAACACCGAGATCACCGCCGCGCAGTGGGATTCCGACGGGGAGTGCTGGCACCTGAGAACCGCCGGCGGCGAGGTGCACACCTTCGACGTGGTGGTGTCGGCCATCGGGCTGTTCACCCAGCCGGTGCTGCCGGATCTGGTGGAGGAGCAGCCGTTCGCCGGCACCGTCGTGCACACCGCCCGCTGGGATCACAGCCTCGACCTGTCGGGCCGGCGGGTGGCGGTGCTGGGCACCGGCTCCACCGCCGCGCAGATCTTGCCGGAGATCGCCCGGGTGGCCGAGAAGGTGTACTCGGTGCAACGGTCGCCCACCTGGATTCTGCCCAAACCCGACCGCCCCTATACCGAGCGGGAAAAGTGGCTGTTCTCCCACGTGCCGCTGGCCAAGAAGATCTACCGGACCAGGCTGTGGCTGCGCAGCGAATCGAATATCTCGGTCATCGAGAACGGTAGCGACAAGACCCAGGAGTTCCGGGCGATCGCCCTGAAAGCCTTGGCTGCCAACGTCTCCGATGACGAACTGCGCACCCGGCTCACTCCCGAGCACCCATTCGGTTGCAAACGGCTGGTCTTCGCCACCGACTACCTGCAGGCGCTGACCCAACCCAACGTCGAGGTGATCTCCAGCGCCGCGCGCGCACTGCGGGACCGGTCGCTGGTCACGGCGGACGGCGGCGAAGTCGACGTCGACGTGGTGGTCTGTGCCACCGGGTATGCCGCCGCGGACTACCTGGGACAGATCGAGGTGACGGGCGAGGGCGGCACGTCATTGCGGGAACGGTGGAGCGACGGCGCCTACGCCTACCTCGGAATGGCGGTGCCGGGCGTGCCGAACTTCTTCATGCTCTACGGGCCCAACACCAACGTGGGCTCCAACAGTGTGATCTTCATGCTGGAAGCGCAGGCCCACTACATCGTCCGGGCGCTGCGCCACATGCGCCGTCACCGCAAGAGCTATGTGGCGGTGCGGCCGGAGGCGATGGCGGACTTCTTGGCCAAGATAGACCGTTGGATGGAGGGCACGGTGTGGACGACACGGTGCAGCAACTACTTTCGCACCGCCAGTGGACGGGTGGTCACTCAATGGCCGCGCAGCGCTCGGGCGTTCTGGGGGATGACCCGGCGGTTCAAGGCCGCCGACTACACCTTCGACCCGCCGGCCGACGTGCCCCGGCAACCGGTGCGCTCCCATGACCTGGTGAGCCGGCGGTGA
- a CDS encoding LLM class flavin-dependent oxidoreductase: MTALDIGVYVPQLGLSYQQILHRAHRCEQLGIGSLWLYDHLYGPGFPDLPSLEAWTLATALLGSTERLRVGHLVLCNQFRDPVVLAKMATTLDHISSGRLQLGLGSGSIEDEHRRAGLPWGTPGQRSARLGETLEILTQAFSTGTVDFEGEHYTVRDMPIAPGCAQRPHPPIIVGGVGEKYTLPLVARYADVWNVPTYALGDLEHKVAVLRSRCAEIGRDPDSIMLSVEVVMALAPDEATLPKVRALAEKRFGGPGFGLQEGGLVGTAAMVVERLQELRALGFGQVVLFTHDRAADETLELLAAEVLPHI, translated from the coding sequence ATGACGGCGTTGGACATCGGCGTGTACGTGCCTCAGCTCGGGTTGTCCTACCAGCAGATCCTGCACCGGGCTCACCGTTGCGAGCAGCTCGGCATCGGGTCACTGTGGCTCTACGACCACCTGTACGGGCCGGGATTCCCGGACCTGCCCTCGCTGGAGGCATGGACGCTGGCCACAGCGCTGCTGGGGTCCACAGAACGCCTGCGGGTCGGACACCTGGTGCTGTGCAATCAGTTCCGCGATCCGGTGGTACTGGCAAAGATGGCGACCACCCTGGACCACATCTCGTCGGGCCGGCTCCAGCTGGGCCTGGGCAGTGGCTCCATCGAAGACGAACACCGGCGGGCGGGTCTGCCGTGGGGGACGCCGGGTCAGCGGTCCGCCCGGCTGGGCGAAACGCTGGAGATCCTCACCCAGGCGTTCAGCACGGGCACCGTCGATTTCGAAGGAGAGCACTACACCGTGCGCGACATGCCGATCGCGCCCGGCTGCGCTCAGCGGCCGCATCCGCCCATCATCGTCGGGGGCGTCGGCGAGAAGTACACCCTGCCGCTGGTGGCCCGTTACGCCGACGTGTGGAACGTACCGACCTACGCTCTCGGCGACCTGGAACACAAGGTGGCGGTGTTACGGTCCCGGTGCGCCGAGATCGGCCGGGACCCCGACAGCATCATGCTGTCGGTGGAGGTGGTGATGGCACTGGCCCCTGATGAGGCCACGCTCCCCAAGGTGCGGGCTCTGGCCGAAAAGCGGTTCGGTGGACCAGGTTTCGGATTACAGGAGGGTGGTCTGGTCGGCACTGCGGCCATGGTTGTCGAGCGTCTGCAAGAACTACGCGCGCTCGGTTTCGGCCAGGTGGTGTTGTTCACCCACGACCGCGCCGCCGATGAGACGCTCGAGTTGCTGGCCGCGGAGGTCCTGCCCCACATCTGA
- a CDS encoding LysR family transcriptional regulator: MNLDELRWFVVLAETEHVTEAAATLGVSQPTLSRALARLEEEVGAPLFDRVHRRLTLNAYGRIMREHALRCTTEMDAAVKRINALRDPDTGTVRLAFLHSVASWYVPELLRRFRSEAPQVQFDLFQGAAHDLIQHIQNGRADFAITSPRPASAEFGWHELYVERLCLAVPRGHRFAGHAPVRLPEIADEPAIALPPGFGLRQLTDELWADAGVSPRIVFEAMEIPAMEGLVAAGFGVAVVPEPRPGHGEPMCEYVPLSHPGAQRQIGVAWIPSREPAPAAERFAAFVTR, translated from the coding sequence GTGAATCTCGATGAGCTGCGGTGGTTCGTCGTGCTCGCCGAGACCGAGCACGTCACCGAGGCCGCGGCCACGCTGGGGGTCAGCCAGCCCACACTGTCGCGAGCGCTCGCCCGACTCGAGGAAGAAGTCGGCGCACCGCTGTTCGACCGGGTTCATCGCCGGCTGACGCTGAATGCCTACGGCCGGATCATGCGCGAACACGCACTCCGTTGCACCACCGAAATGGACGCCGCGGTGAAACGGATCAACGCACTGCGTGATCCCGACACCGGCACAGTCCGGCTGGCGTTCCTGCATTCGGTGGCCAGCTGGTATGTCCCGGAACTCCTGCGCCGATTCCGGTCCGAGGCCCCTCAGGTGCAGTTCGACCTGTTTCAGGGCGCCGCCCACGACCTCATTCAGCACATCCAGAACGGGCGCGCGGATTTCGCCATCACCTCTCCGCGCCCTGCGAGCGCCGAATTCGGTTGGCACGAGCTCTATGTCGAGCGGTTGTGCCTCGCGGTGCCGCGCGGGCACCGGTTCGCCGGTCACGCGCCGGTGCGTCTGCCCGAGATCGCCGACGAGCCTGCGATCGCGTTGCCGCCGGGTTTCGGGCTGCGTCAGCTCACCGACGAACTGTGGGCCGACGCGGGCGTGTCGCCGCGAATCGTGTTCGAGGCGATGGAGATCCCCGCGATGGAAGGCCTGGTTGCGGCGGGTTTCGGCGTCGCGGTGGTCCCCGAGCCGCGGCCGGGCCACGGCGAACCGATGTGTGAATACGTCCCGCTGTCCCATCCTGGTGCCCAGCGGCAGATCGGCGTGGCGTGGATTCCGAGTCGCGAGCCGGCCCCGGCCGCGGAGCGATTCGCCGCATTCGTCACCCGTTGA
- a CDS encoding DUF427 domain-containing protein, whose translation MSLVAGRGPISADPLGWFVPPLAAEVVFVEPHPRRVRGIRAGHAVIDTEAVLLVHRRGHPLGYAFRSDEVGDLPTQPLPEAAGFVTVPWTAVDAWYEEGRRLVHYPPNPYHRVDCRPTRRRLRVSVGEVVLVDTDETVILFETSLEPRLYVSPAHVRTEVLAPSSTTSYCNYKGTAAYWSLAGEGRSTADIAWSYPDPLPESAGIAGHLSFDATKVDVVADLPSGVSAPPCGCG comes from the coding sequence ATGAGTCTTGTCGCAGGCCGGGGGCCGATCAGTGCCGACCCGCTCGGCTGGTTCGTACCGCCACTTGCCGCCGAGGTGGTCTTCGTCGAACCGCACCCCCGCCGCGTGCGGGGTATCCGCGCAGGTCACGCCGTAATCGACACCGAAGCTGTGCTTCTGGTGCACCGGCGCGGGCACCCGCTCGGTTACGCCTTCCGCAGCGACGAGGTGGGCGACCTGCCGACACAGCCGTTGCCGGAGGCCGCCGGTTTCGTGACGGTGCCCTGGACTGCGGTCGACGCCTGGTACGAAGAAGGGCGCCGGTTGGTGCACTACCCGCCGAACCCGTACCACCGGGTCGACTGCCGACCCACCCGGCGCCGGCTGCGGGTCAGCGTCGGCGAGGTAGTTCTCGTCGACACCGACGAGACGGTCATCCTCTTCGAGACATCCCTGGAGCCGCGGCTCTACGTGAGTCCGGCGCACGTACGCACCGAGGTGCTGGCGCCCTCGTCGACCACGAGCTACTGCAACTACAAAGGCACCGCCGCCTACTGGTCGCTGGCCGGCGAGGGGCGTTCCACTGCCGACATCGCGTGGAGCTACCCCGACCCGCTGCCCGAAAGCGCGGGGATTGCGGGTCACCTCAGCTTCGACGCCACAAAGGTGGACGTGGTCGCCGACCTGCCGTCGGGCGTGAGCGCCCCACCCTGCGGATGCGGGTGA
- a CDS encoding alpha/beta hydrolase has product MTPAPDDLDARIDPALRHLLAARTDLSADLLATVRTGLNQRRREAARTLDSSGVEITQCAVGDIRVRVYRGAGGRPPGVLYCHSGAFVLGNLDTDHRQCIEFARRARCVVCSVEYRLSPEHRYPAALDDAIAVLAWMVTEADALGIDAARIAVAGSSAGGALAATLARLAARAVLPEVVFQLLHQPVLDDRPTPSKQEFSTTPGFDGPACAQMWRYYAGVQDLWHAAPARNEELAGLAPALITCSELDPLRDEAIDYALRLLWAGVSTELYVYPGTIHGFDSLLPEWEVSRQLFAQQGAALERALHPG; this is encoded by the coding sequence GTGACTCCGGCCCCAGACGATCTGGACGCCCGTATCGACCCGGCGCTGCGGCATCTGCTGGCCGCGCGTACCGATCTGTCGGCAGACCTGCTCGCCACGGTGCGGACCGGGCTGAACCAGCGACGCCGGGAGGCCGCCCGCACGCTGGACAGCTCCGGGGTCGAGATCACCCAGTGCGCTGTCGGCGATATCCGGGTCCGGGTGTACCGCGGGGCGGGCGGCCGGCCGCCGGGTGTGTTGTATTGCCACTCAGGCGCTTTCGTGCTGGGCAACCTCGACACCGACCATCGGCAATGTATCGAGTTCGCGCGTCGCGCGCGCTGTGTGGTGTGTTCTGTGGAGTACCGGCTGTCTCCGGAGCATCGCTACCCGGCCGCACTCGACGACGCCATCGCGGTGCTGGCATGGATGGTCACCGAGGCTGACGCGTTGGGCATCGACGCGGCCCGGATCGCGGTGGCGGGCAGCAGTGCCGGCGGCGCGCTGGCGGCCACCCTGGCCCGGTTGGCGGCCCGCGCAGTGCTGCCCGAGGTGGTGTTCCAGCTGCTGCACCAGCCGGTACTGGATGACCGGCCGACTCCGTCCAAGCAGGAATTCAGCACGACTCCCGGCTTCGACGGCCCGGCCTGCGCCCAGATGTGGCGGTATTACGCAGGGGTACAGGATCTCTGGCATGCCGCGCCGGCCCGCAACGAGGAACTTGCCGGGCTGGCGCCGGCATTGATCACGTGCTCGGAGCTCGACCCGCTGCGTGACGAGGCCATCGACTACGCACTGCGGCTGTTGTGGGCGGGGGTGAGCACCGAGTTGTACGTCTACCCGGGGACCATTCACGGTTTCGACTCGTTGCTCCCGGAGTGGGAGGTCAGCCGGCAACTGTTCGCACAGCAGGGCGCAGCCCTGGAGCGTGCGCTGCACCCCGGCTGA
- a CDS encoding glycoside hydrolase family 3 protein produces MSDIHPPERRADELLARLALPEKVGLMFHTMAGIGELGAMMEKFGAPTVKKLIDKGISHFNLLGPVLDAREHAQWYNDIQRFALERPSAMPVTFSTDPRHHFADNPAAQAMAGAFSQWPEPLGLAAIGSVERVQEFADIVRQEYLAVGIRVALHPQLDLATEPRWSRINATFGEDAELTSRLGVGYVRGLQGTRIDAGSVAAMVKHFPGGGPQLEGKDPHFPWGREQVYPGHNRDYHLLPFRAAIAAGAAEVMPYYGMPIGTDWEEVGFGFNRSVVTTLLRQELGFDGVVCTDWGLITEHPELGDLGVARAWGVEELSREDRVLRVVDAGADQFGGEDCAEVLLELVRSGRITEARIDESARRLLRVKFALGLFDNPFVDEERAAALVGRDDFAAAGRQAQKDSVTLLVNGTGGTAVLPLRRGLRLYAPEVSDAAVALFGTPVEEPAHADIALLRLKAPFEPADGMLAQFFHHGSLEFDEAEIARVREISALIPTVVDVYLDRPAVLTPLLGSVAALVVDYGITETALLEVLFGVGEPRGALPFDLPVSDAAVAASRTDVAFDTEAPVFGFGHGLRY; encoded by the coding sequence ATGAGCGATATCCACCCGCCGGAGCGTCGCGCCGACGAGCTGTTGGCCCGGCTCGCGCTGCCGGAGAAGGTGGGGTTGATGTTCCACACCATGGCAGGCATCGGAGAGCTCGGGGCGATGATGGAGAAATTCGGCGCTCCTACGGTGAAAAAGCTGATAGACAAGGGCATTTCGCACTTCAACCTTCTCGGGCCCGTGCTGGATGCGCGGGAGCACGCGCAGTGGTACAACGACATTCAACGGTTCGCGCTGGAGCGGCCCAGCGCCATGCCGGTGACGTTCTCCACTGATCCGCGCCACCACTTCGCCGACAATCCCGCCGCCCAGGCGATGGCGGGCGCCTTCTCGCAGTGGCCCGAACCCCTGGGCCTGGCCGCTATCGGGTCGGTCGAGCGGGTCCAGGAGTTCGCTGACATCGTGCGGCAGGAGTACCTCGCGGTCGGCATTCGTGTCGCCTTGCATCCGCAGCTCGACCTGGCCACCGAGCCGCGCTGGTCGCGCATCAACGCCACCTTCGGCGAAGACGCCGAACTGACCTCCCGCCTCGGTGTCGGCTATGTCCGGGGGCTGCAGGGGACGCGGATCGACGCCGGGTCGGTGGCGGCCATGGTCAAGCACTTCCCCGGCGGTGGCCCGCAGCTGGAGGGCAAGGATCCGCATTTCCCGTGGGGACGTGAGCAGGTCTACCCCGGGCACAACAGGGACTACCACCTGCTGCCGTTTCGCGCGGCGATTGCCGCCGGGGCCGCCGAGGTGATGCCGTATTACGGCATGCCGATCGGAACTGATTGGGAAGAAGTCGGTTTCGGCTTCAACAGGTCTGTCGTCACCACGCTGCTACGCCAGGAGTTGGGGTTCGACGGCGTGGTGTGCACCGACTGGGGCCTGATCACCGAGCATCCGGAGCTCGGCGATCTCGGCGTCGCCCGGGCATGGGGGGTAGAGGAGCTGAGCCGGGAGGACCGGGTGCTACGGGTCGTCGACGCCGGCGCCGATCAGTTCGGCGGTGAGGATTGTGCCGAGGTGCTGCTCGAGCTGGTCAGGTCGGGGAGAATCACCGAAGCCCGAATCGACGAGTCGGCGCGCCGGTTGCTCCGCGTGAAGTTCGCGCTCGGACTGTTCGACAACCCCTTCGTCGACGAGGAACGTGCCGCAGCTCTCGTGGGTCGCGACGATTTCGCCGCCGCCGGCAGGCAAGCCCAGAAGGACTCGGTCACGCTGCTGGTCAATGGCACCGGCGGCACGGCTGTGCTGCCACTGCGACGGGGGCTGCGGCTGTACGCGCCCGAGGTCTCCGATGCCGCTGTCGCCCTGTTCGGCACCCCCGTCGAGGAGCCGGCGCACGCCGATATCGCGCTGCTGCGGCTCAAGGCGCCCTTCGAACCTGCCGACGGCATGCTGGCCCAGTTCTTCCACCACGGTTCCCTGGAGTTCGATGAGGCCGAGATCGCCCGGGTGCGTGAGATCAGCGCGCTCATCCCGACGGTGGTCGACGTCTACCTGGACCGGCCGGCGGTGCTGACCCCGCTGCTCGGATCGGTGGCCGCACTGGTGGTTGACTACGGCATCACCGAGACGGCGCTGCTCGAGGTGCTCTTCGGCGTCGGTGAACCCCGCGGCGCCCTGCCGTTCGACCTTCCCGTGTCCGACGCCGCCGTCGCCGCGAGCCGAACCGACGTCGCCTTCGACACCGAGGCGCCGGTCTTCGGGTTCGGACACGGATTGCGTTACTGA
- a CDS encoding MFS transporter: MEPSTPSSPAWAGHPKGSTDYRRLLAALFCAGVATFAQLYSLQGVLPQIAAHFHIGAADAALTVSLATVGLAVAVIPWSVVADRVGRVRAISVSVIAATALGLLVPLAPTYPLLLTGRFLEGMALGGVPAVAIAYLTEEIEHRHSARAAGIYVAGTTIGGLLGRVVAGPIAETVHWRLGVFTVAVLCALAAVGFITLAPRPHGFVPVRADGPDSRLAHRLATHLRSPRQLALFAQAFLLMGGFVALYNFLGFRLTAAPFGLPASVVSLVFFAYLAGTWASSRAGAEASRFGRKPVLLLSITVMAVGVALTLSSNLAIILGGLVTATIGFFGAHAVASGWTGAQAGTGKAQASSLYNLAYYSGSSALGWFGGVAFDAQGWPAVAFTVLSLTVVAGVIAAVVLPHNDSRAALSSDR; encoded by the coding sequence GTGGAACCCTCGACCCCCAGCAGTCCGGCCTGGGCCGGCCATCCGAAAGGGTCCACCGACTACCGCAGGCTGTTGGCCGCACTGTTCTGTGCCGGCGTGGCGACGTTCGCCCAGCTCTACTCGCTGCAGGGCGTTCTGCCCCAGATCGCAGCGCACTTCCATATCGGGGCCGCCGACGCCGCACTGACGGTCTCGCTGGCCACCGTCGGGCTGGCCGTGGCCGTCATCCCCTGGTCTGTCGTGGCTGACCGCGTGGGCCGGGTGCGGGCCATCTCGGTGTCGGTCATCGCCGCGACCGCCCTGGGCCTGCTGGTCCCCCTGGCACCGACCTACCCGCTCCTGCTGACCGGCCGCTTCCTGGAAGGCATGGCGCTCGGCGGTGTCCCCGCCGTCGCCATCGCCTATCTGACCGAGGAGATCGAACACCGGCATTCCGCACGGGCGGCCGGCATCTACGTCGCCGGCACCACAATCGGTGGATTACTGGGCCGGGTGGTCGCCGGGCCGATCGCCGAAACCGTGCACTGGCGACTGGGCGTTTTCACGGTGGCGGTGCTGTGCGCCCTGGCCGCCGTCGGGTTCATCACCCTGGCCCCCCGGCCGCATGGTTTCGTGCCCGTGCGCGCCGACGGACCCGACTCCCGCCTGGCTCATCGGCTGGCCACCCACCTGCGTTCACCGCGGCAGCTGGCGTTGTTCGCCCAGGCGTTCCTGCTGATGGGTGGGTTCGTCGCGCTCTACAACTTCCTGGGCTTCCGGCTCACCGCGGCGCCCTTCGGCCTGCCCGCATCGGTGGTCAGCCTGGTGTTCTTCGCCTACCTGGCCGGCACGTGGGCCTCGTCGCGCGCCGGGGCGGAGGCCAGCCGGTTCGGCCGCAAACCGGTGTTGCTGCTCTCGATCACAGTGATGGCGGTGGGAGTCGCGCTGACGCTGTCGAGCAACCTGGCGATCATTCTCGGCGGGCTGGTGACCGCCACCATCGGGTTCTTCGGCGCACATGCCGTCGCGTCGGGCTGGACCGGGGCACAGGCCGGCACCGGGAAGGCCCAGGCATCCTCGTTGTACAACCTCGCCTACTACAGCGGTTCCAGTGCCCTGGGCTGGTTCGGAGGGGTGGCGTTCGACGCCCAAGGCTGGCCCGCGGTGGCGTTCACCGTGTTGTCGCTCACTGTCGTCGCCGGCGTCATCGCGGCAGTGGTATTGCCCCACAATGACTCTCGCGCCGCCCTCAGCTCGGACAGATGA
- a CDS encoding SRPBCC family protein, with protein sequence MGIVTTSSETVFTQSAETVYDFVTNPANWTKTYPGSSYVGNLEDLPLRVGDTWEEGGPDGERIFTWHLAMAVRPTLWMFTSVGRLGHDREGNGGMEGRITVQYHFTHPAPELTLFTRTMTIEAPKHAPMPDGFFRIVNPANIDKYHRAIQRELATV encoded by the coding sequence TTGGGCATCGTCACCACGAGTTCGGAGACCGTATTCACCCAGTCGGCGGAGACGGTCTACGACTTCGTCACCAACCCGGCGAACTGGACGAAGACCTATCCCGGTAGCAGCTACGTCGGCAATCTCGAGGACCTTCCGCTCCGGGTCGGCGACACCTGGGAGGAAGGCGGCCCGGATGGTGAGCGGATTTTCACCTGGCACCTCGCGATGGCCGTCCGACCCACGCTGTGGATGTTCACCTCGGTGGGGCGACTCGGCCATGACCGGGAGGGCAACGGCGGCATGGAGGGTCGGATCACGGTGCAGTACCACTTCACCCACCCGGCACCGGAGCTGACACTGTTCACCCGGACGATGACCATCGAGGCGCCCAAGCACGCACCGATGCCCGACGGGTTCTTCCGCATCGTCAACCCGGCGAACATCGACAAGTACCACCGCGCGATCCAGCGGGAACTCGCCACCGTCTGA
- a CDS encoding SDR family NAD(P)-dependent oxidoreductase: MAQRVALVTGAARGQGAAIVARLRADGYAVAACDVNAAELGDTVRALADEQVTAIPLDVTSEQQWAQAVQNTVDRFGGLSALVNNAGVLHRASIGDESVAGFERSWRVNCLGPFLGLRAALAELRRADAAAVVNTCSTGAIRPFPQHAAYGSAKWALRGLTQVAAAELSADGIRVNAVFPGPIATPMLDETTQARLAARASSGRLGTPTEVADAVAYLLSEHASFITGAELVVDGGQALQIG; encoded by the coding sequence ATGGCGCAACGGGTGGCACTGGTGACCGGCGCGGCCCGGGGGCAGGGCGCCGCCATCGTGGCGCGGCTGCGTGCCGACGGGTACGCGGTGGCCGCCTGCGATGTGAACGCCGCCGAACTGGGCGACACCGTACGGGCGCTGGCCGATGAGCAGGTGACGGCGATTCCGCTGGATGTGACCTCAGAACAGCAATGGGCGCAGGCCGTGCAGAACACCGTCGACCGGTTCGGCGGGCTGAGCGCGCTGGTCAACAACGCCGGTGTGCTGCACCGGGCCTCGATCGGCGACGAGAGTGTGGCGGGTTTCGAGCGCAGTTGGCGGGTCAACTGCCTGGGGCCCTTCCTCGGACTGCGGGCAGCCCTGGCGGAGCTGCGCCGCGCGGACGCCGCGGCCGTGGTGAACACCTGCAGCACCGGGGCCATCCGGCCGTTCCCGCAGCACGCTGCCTACGGCTCGGCGAAGTGGGCGCTGCGGGGGCTGACCCAGGTCGCAGCCGCTGAGCTCAGCGCCGACGGCATCCGGGTCAACGCGGTGTTCCCCGGCCCGATCGCCACTCCCATGCTCGACGAGACCACGCAGGCGCGGTTGGCGGCCCGCGCCTCCTCGGGCCGGCTGGGTACCCCGACCGAGGTCGCTGACGCGGTGGCATACCTGCTCTCCGAGCACGCGTCGTTCATCACCGGAGCCGAACTCGTCGTCGACGGCGGCCAAGCCCTGCAGATTGGTTGA
- a CDS encoding rhomboid family intramembrane serine protease — translation MTFPGNPHPPTEVPTCYRHPGRQTYVQCTRCGRYICPECMHSASVGHQCPDCVHEGAKSMPAPRRGSAIRSATGAPLVTYTLIGLNVLAFVLQTMAPGLERQLVLWPPAVADGEWYRLVTSAFLHYGITHILFNMWALYVLGPPLEVVLGKLRYGALYGLSALGGSVLVYLLSPLQTATAGASGAIFGLFGATFVVAKRLNLDVRWVVTLIGINVAFTLVVPLISSQNISWQGHLGGLVTGGLVAAAFVYPPQARRNVVQVATVIGALVLFVVLIWWRTHSLFVQFGLV, via the coding sequence ATGACCTTCCCCGGCAACCCACACCCACCGACGGAAGTCCCCACCTGCTACCGCCACCCGGGTCGGCAGACCTACGTGCAATGCACACGCTGCGGTCGCTATATCTGTCCGGAGTGCATGCACTCGGCGTCTGTCGGGCATCAGTGCCCCGATTGTGTCCATGAGGGCGCGAAGTCGATGCCCGCGCCGCGCCGCGGTTCGGCCATCCGGTCGGCCACCGGCGCGCCGCTGGTCACCTACACGCTCATCGGCCTCAACGTGCTGGCGTTCGTACTGCAGACCATGGCGCCCGGGCTGGAACGCCAACTGGTGCTGTGGCCGCCGGCGGTCGCCGACGGCGAGTGGTACCGGCTGGTCACCTCGGCGTTCCTGCATTACGGGATCACCCACATCCTGTTCAACATGTGGGCGCTGTACGTGCTGGGCCCGCCGTTGGAAGTGGTCCTGGGCAAACTCCGTTACGGCGCGCTCTACGGATTGAGCGCGCTCGGCGGTTCGGTATTGGTGTACCTGCTCTCACCGCTGCAGACCGCGACGGCCGGCGCGTCGGGGGCCATCTTCGGCTTGTTCGGTGCCACGTTCGTCGTCGCCAAACGGCTCAACCTCGATGTTCGGTGGGTGGTCACCCTGATCGGGATCAACGTGGCGTTCACCCTGGTGGTGCCGCTGATCAGCTCGCAGAACATCAGCTGGCAGGGCCACCTCGGCGGGCTCGTGACCGGTGGGTTGGTGGCTGCGGCGTTCGTCTATCCGCCGCAGGCCCGGCGAAACGTGGTGCAGGTGGCGACCGTCATCGGCGCGCTGGTGTTGTTCGTCGTGCTGATCTGGTGGCGCACGCACTCCCTGTTCGTTCAGTTCGGGCTGGTCTGA